Genomic segment of Panicum virgatum strain AP13 chromosome 9N, P.virgatum_v5, whole genome shotgun sequence:
CCGATCATGTCCTCGAGCTTCACGTCGCCCAGGCCGAACTCCTCGCACGCCAGCTGCAGCTCGTCGGCGGTGATGTACCCGCTGCCGTCCTTGTCGAAGTACTGGAACGCCGCGAACAGGTGGTCCTCCCGCTCCACCTTGTTCAGGTGCAGCGTCGCCGCGATGAACTCGCCGTAGTCGATCGAGCCGCTGTTATCCACGTCCGCCTGTTGGAAATGGGAAAAATAGCAGCTCAGGTCTGTCAGGCACAGCAAAAATTCCATTCCACTCGCATTTTGGCTTTTGATCCACGGATAAAAAGCTGAAGATGTAGTGAGCAACTTACTGCTTGCATGAGCGCCTGGATCTCGGACTCCTGGAGATTGGCGCCAACCTTTTTCAAGCCGACCTTCAGCTCTTCGAAGGTGATGGTCCCGCTGTTGTCTGTGTCTATCATCTTGAACATTTCTTTCAGGCCGGCGATCTCATCCTCGGATAGGTTCTCGGCAATCACCTGGAGAGAACAAACAAACATATCAGGACAAGCAGTTTGGCTCAAACTCTTTGTCAGGAACATTCGGATagcattccttttttttttcttccgcgTGCTTTTGTAATGCGCTTGTGTATCAGCCAAGTGGACAGCAGCTATTCACTGAGTATATGAGTACAAATGCACAATGATGATAGCTAAAGTTTATTCTTTCAAGACATGCTTACCCTAAGAGCCATCTTTTTCAGCTTATTCATAGCTGAGAACTGTTTCATACGGGACAGAACAGCAGAATCCAACGGCTTATCAGGAGCCAGGCCACCAACCTGGACCCATGGATGCCCTAATAAAAGAAGATAGTTGCAGCAATGTTCAGTGATAAATGCATTGCTGATGGTCTGTACTCTGTACTTCTGAAGAAAAACTGCAATGCATGCATAAACGGATCATGCAAAGTTAGAAACTCACGTAGAACTTCATGAGCAATCAGTCTCTTCTTTGGGTCCCTAATAAGCATTCGTCTCACAAGATCTTTGGCGCCTTCAGAGATACTAGGCCACGGCTCTGACTCGAAATCAAGTTTCCCATGTAAAACCTCTTCAAATATACCCTGCTCGTTCTCtgattgaaaaaaaatacagaAGGCATAATTAGTCCGAGAGATTGAAAAAAAGATGTGCATTTTTAAGGAAATTTGCTCAATGCTGAACTAGATGTGAGCGAATTTTGCACCTGCCCAGAATGGTGGCACACCACAAAGCAAGATGTAAATGATTACACCGGCACTCCAAACATCTGCCTCGGGACCATATTTCTTCTTGAGGACCTCTGGTGCCACGTAGTAAGGGCTACCGACAACATCAGTGAATATTTGACCTGAAATAAGATCCACATATAAATATAGAGGAAAATGCAGAATGACTGATATCATAAGGATGGATGCAGACTGCAAAATAATAAAGGTGTGCGGCTGTGTGTCTCAACTGTTGGTGACACAATATGAATTCTTCGAAATAAATTTGATGCCAAGGACCATATTTGCACCAATAATTCAACCAATCGGAACATAATGTAGTACCCACTAACCACATTAGCAGCCAATGAATGCTGAAATTCGGAATTCCAAATTTGCTGGAAATCAAATCAGTACATTGAAGAACATCAGGTGCCATTCTCCCTGTAGCTGACCGAAATAGGGTCATCAAAGAGCCCTAGCGATATAAATGTGTACTAACAATTCCAATTACCACATCATAATAGGGTTTTCATGAGTAGCATTGCGCCACATAATGCTGTTCAAATGTTGATAGGATGGGAGCAGATGACTAAATCATGGATcaagttgaagaaaaaaaaaatcaaggtaCAATATGCTGATTCATGTTCATATAgtagcaatgcaatgcaagctcTTTGGTGAAAGATGCGAGCGCAGAAACTCACCAGGCCGAAAGAAAATGGACAGACCAAAGTCAATTGTCTTGAGAGAGGCCTCCTCCTTCTGGTCAACGAAGAGGAAGTTCTCTGGCTTGAGATCCCGATGCATTACGCCCATGGAGTGGCACAcctcgacgacgccgacgatgaccctggcgagctcggcggccttCCGCTCGGTGTAGTGCCCCCTCTGCACGATCCGGTCGaacagctcgccgccggcgcagagctCCATGACGAGGTGCACGGCCACGGCGTCCTCGTAGGCGCCACGGATGGAGATCACGTTGGGGTGCCCGGCCAGGTGGTACATTATCTGGATCTCCCGGCGCACGTcctcgacgtcgtcgtcggtgACGAGCTTCCGCTTGAGGATGGACTTGCAcgcgaactccttcccggtgctCCGCTCCACGCAGAGGTACGTGGTGCCGAACTGGCCCTGCCCGAGCCGGCGCCCCAGGCTGTACTTGTCCTTGAGGTTCTCCGTCTTGCGCTTAAGCACGGAGCCGACGAGCAGCCCGGCGCTGGACACGCGCTTCACCTGCGGCACCTTGGGCCGCGGCCTGGGCGCCTCGCCGGATGAGTTGGAGCTGGGGTTGGTGGCagtggcagcggcagcggcagcggcggcggcggcggccggcttggCGTCCTGCTTCGCGGGCTTGGGCGCCGGCTCCGACTGGGAGGTTGCGATCTTGACGGGCTCAGGCGCCTTGCTCTGCACAGCGACCTGCACGTCGGACGCCGGCttcggcagcgccggcggcggcgtccgaccCGGGCTGCCCCCGCCGGGGCCATTGGGTGCGGCGGGCAGCGCGTCGCCGTCCTGCGGCGCCTTCCACAGCAAGGTGGAGACGGACTGGAAGAAGCCGTTCTTGGTGATGCTGGGGCCGACGCACGTGTTCCCCATcgcggcggggccggggccgaCCGCCGAATCTTTATCGGGCGCCTCGCCGGGACCGGATCCGAGGAACAGCTCCCGACTCCAcagagctccgcgccgccggctcAGATCACGTCGCGCGCGGATACACACACGCCTCCTCCGGCATCCGGAAACGGCCCCTTTTTCTGGGCAGGAGATCAGCTGAACAGCGGGAAACTAAGGAAGGCGAAGATAGAATCCGAGCCACAACGATTCGCGCGTCGAAGTCAACGCGATGCGCGGCGCGATGAACGAAGCTGTCCCCGACCCGAACTCGAACTTGCAATGCAGAAACCTGAAGCCCCTTAGGAAAGGCCAGCAGCTACGCGTCAGGGATATCGACGAATCGGCGGCAAGAAAAAGGGGAGGAATTGTTCAATGGAACAGCAGGCGACGATGGATGGACCCCGTCCAGCCGGCCTGCGCTGCAGGTGGACGAAAGAGTCAGAGAGCGAGCAGAGCAAACGCGAGCGCGAGAACCCAAATTGTCGAGAGCAAGGAGGGATCGGGGACCGGACTGACTAACCAAGCTTTGGAGCAAGGGACGGCACGGGCAGCTATAGCTCGGGTAACGCACAGGCACAGCTCCTCGGCAGATCGTGATCGAGGTAGGTAGCTCTAGGGAAGAAGCGAAGCGGGGACGGGGCCAACAAAAGGGCAGGGGTTTGCAGGTGGAAACGCGTGATCCCTCGGAGAGATGACGAGCGGAAATGAGGGGTTACGTGAGGGGAAGTATGAACGGGTGAAGAAGCGAACAAAAAGGGAGATCCAGGAGCACGGCAGCAGGGAGAGGAGCCGGGCGGGGGGACCAGAGGAGGCGGCTCGCAGTGCAAGACAATGATTGGGTCTCGGGCGGCTACTCGTGCCTGCCTAGCTGTGGGTTTGACATGGCACGGGCACTGGGGAGGGAAGCGGGTGGAGGAAGCGGGCGCGAAGTGGGGGGCGGCGAGCGGGCACGACGGCCGTGTCATTCTTTTGTCCTGCTGCCAGAGGCGATGCCCCgtttcttccttccttccttcccttCTCGCCGATCGTTTTGGGTTGCCGACCGGGCGACCGGGTCGCGTCGCCGTCCAAAGTCCAACGCGCGTCGCCGTCGGCCCGGGTCCGGGAGCCAATGGGCATCTGCATCTCCGCCTCCCGGACGCGGCAGGTGGCCGGTAGCATACTAGCATCCCAGTTGAGCCTTCCCAGCTGCCGGATTACACACAGATTCAAAAAATTAGGTAGGTGCGCGTCAGTTGCACGACTATAAATAGTAGTACGAAGGTATCCGCCAGTAGCTTTCTGGAGAAGTGGTCAAGCACACGGGAACAAAATATTTTCGCGGCGTGGACACGCACGACAGCATGGCCATGGCACGCAACAGCTCGGCAGAGAAGAAGCAAATAACCGCGTACAGCAAGTGCGGAAAGCGAGGTTGGATGCAGATATTCTATGCTAGAGTTCTGAGCTTGTTGGATGATGTAAACAAAAATACAACAGTGCATTACACTCCGAGACAAATATACCGGAGGCAGACCAGAGTTAAAAAAAAAGCAGACGGCAGGGAGGGAAGGTACCAAAAATTACACCTGGAGACACTTTTGTTCTATTTTACACCCCAAGAGCACAAGCGTATGACACAACGTGCAGACATGCTGGTCGGCTCAGACGAGCAAATGAATTGGGTGGGGGGAGACTCTACACTGACCTTGGGGGGCTTGGTTTACACGCCAGCCATGAGATGTGGTTTGTACTGTCCTGCTGCTGGAAAACCTGTATGGTCATCGTATCAACCAAATCATACCTGTTTTTCCTGCCCCGTGATTATCAACCAAGGCGAGAGATATCACCGAGCAGTGCTGCCCCATCCAAACTGGCATCATGTAGTGCAGATTCCAACAGGGGCTCATCTCTTCTTAGGTACCCTTTTGACCTTGATCATTCTTCTGTTCGACTtgtcaccaccgccgccaccgctgcccaAAGAGAAATTCCCACCCTGAAACTCTAGACTGCCAGCAGCTGGGAAGGACGGATTCTGCTGTGCAGCTTGTTGTTGGCCCCCGAACTGAAAAGCTCCACCTGGCTGCACTGCAGGAGCGCCAAATGCCGGGGCAGCGGGGGTACTATTCTGCTGTCCAAAGGGTGAACCAAATATCGGTGCTGGTGCTGCTTGGTTCGTGTCATTTGCCATGCTGTCTTCATTCATCTGATCATTTCCGGGGGAGCCCATGCCAAAGGCTGTGTTCGTATTTGTCATTCCAAATGCAGGCTGCGGAGTAGACGAGTTCATGCTTGTGTTTGCTGTGGTAAATGAGAAAACAGGAGGCTGAGATGAGAAAGTTGGAGCAGGCTGCGCTCCAAATGCAAAAGCACTGCCAGAAGAGGCCGATTGTCCAAACGTAAATGTGCTTGGAGGGGATGAACTTGAGCTGAAAGGGTTGCTGAAAGTGGAGGCTGATGAAGCAGCGGTGGTGCTGGCAAATACACTTGTACTGGCCACTGTTGATGCACCAGCAGAAGAGCTAGCTGAAGACAATGTAAACCCAGTACCTGAGCTAGAGCTGAATGGGTTCGCAAATGGAGCCCCAGCCCCAAATGGTGAATTGCCAAATCCCCCCGATGTGGATGTTGTCGCTCCAAATGAGACGGTCCCAGGTCCAGATGAGGAAGCTCCTGCTCCAAAAGACACGGTCCCAGGTCCAGATGAGGAGGCTCCTGCTCCAAATGAGATGGTCCCAGGTCCAGATGAGGAAGCTCCTGCTCCAAAAGATACAGTCCCAGGTCCAGATGAGGCAGCTCCAACTCCAAAGGTAACAGTCCCAGATCCTGATGAGGAAGATCCTGCCCCAAAAGACACGGCCCCAGGTCCAGATGAGGCAGCTCCTACTCCAAAAGACACAGTCCCAGGACCAGATGAGGTAGCTCCAACTCCAAAGGGAACAGCCCCAGATCCTGATGAGGAAGATCCTGCCCCAAAAGAGAAAATACCAGGTCCTGTTGAGGGAGCTGCTGCCCCGAATGCTGATGAAGTTCCAGGTGTTGACGATGAAGCTCCAGCACCAAAAGACATGGTCCCGGAACCAGTCGAAGAAGCTCCAATTCCAAAAGAGAAGGTCCCAGATCCAGATGATGAAGCTCCAACACCAGGAGTCACGGACGGGAATGGTGAGCCAAATTGTGGTTTTGGACTCTGGGATGGTTGTTGCATTGTGTCCTCTGGCTGCGTCAGCTTACTACTAAAGAGTGCGCTAGCAGCAGATGGTTGAGAGGTACTGCTAGTAACCGATGTGCTGAGGCCAGTAGAGTGGGCTGGCGAGTTGAACCCAAAAAGGCTGTTTCCAGAGCTTGGAAATGTAAATGGTGCGGTTGAAGCAGCCCGAATACCAGGAGCGGTGGAAGTATTAGATGGCGCAGCCGTTGCAGCGCCTGCAGCATCGCTTGAAGCTGCAACTAGAGAGAAAGTAGGTCCAGATGTGATGGGAGAACTTGAAATAGGTGAAGAAAGAAGTTTTGATGATGGTTTGCTGGCTGAATCTGGGGCTGTAGATTTCACTTCATCTGCAGCACCTCCTATCCCAAATGATAAGATGCTAGCTGGCTTTACCTCGGCAGTTGTGCCATCTGATTTAGCTGATGATACCATTGAAAAGCCAGCCGAAGTActggaagaaaaattaaatgcTGTAAatgcaggagatgatgatgaaATAGCTGGACTGCTACTGTATGCAGCAAACATGGTGGAAGCAGCTGAGCTGACAGCAGGTTTATCAGTAGGTGGGACAGTTGGGAGCTTTGGTGATGAAGAGTTTGAGAAGCCATTGCTCAGGCTCGCAGAAGTTGATGCAGCAGAAGCAAAATGGAGAGGGGCATTAAGGGTTGCTGACGCGGTTGATGGCACCACCTTGTCCGATGATTTAATGACATCTTCTGCTTTTTCTGTTTTATCACCTCTCTCAGAACTAGTTCTGTCCAATATTGTGAGCTTGGTGACACTGGAAAGTGGAAACATAAAAGGCAGAACAGATTAGCAGACTTAAAAATATTGAAAACAGCTAACTTACATTCCAAGAAGGATCAGTTTAAGACTaaattattttgttttcattttgAATGACCAATTAACAACAAAAAACTTGACAAAAATCAGAAATGCTCATAGGTTCTATCACCATCGTTCATTGTCAATATAAAGATCCATATCTAAAGAAAAGGACGCGTACACTTCTCTTTCCAACTAATATCGAGTCTTACCAATCTCATGATCAGCAGAGATCAggtaaataataataataataataataacaacaCTATATCTCTCAATGCATCACTACTCCCAGCTAGGACAAACAATACATAGTTCTCAAACTCCATTCAGTTCAATGGCACAAATCAATGATAGACCACAGCAAATTGAACCTAGGTTAATACAATTTGATGATATTGAGTGCCCAATCATGTTTTCACTAACCTGGTGGAAGTATAAAACTCAATAATATTATGGTGCAAATCTTTACTACCAATAGAGTAAATGGTCCATAAATAATCAAAAGAAAGATGAAGCCAAGAGAATCACCTCTGTCCAAATGTTGATTTGTTTTTAACATTTGGTGTTTCCAAATCTGGTGCAATAGACTGCTTGAGGCCAACACTAGTATTTGAAGCACCAGTCTGTTTATCATCATTAACTGAAGCAAGCGGCATTACTGACACACTAGTTGCAGGACGGGTACCAGGAGGCGCATTTGAGAATGCAAAACCAGCGTTGTTATCCACAGAAGTATGAGGAACTGCTTTTGCAGGATCATTTGATGAAAACAAACCACCAGATGAAGAGACAGATTTAGATAATGATGCTACATGCTGTTCACTAACTGGAGAATCAACCATGTTCTTCATTAAGTTTGATTCAACCTTTTGCTCTAATATATTTTGTCCAACTTTCTGCTCTTTTCTAGTTGAGTCAGATTTCTGCTCAGTTGTTTTAACCTCTATCTTACTTGATAGACTCTTGGATGGAATGGGGACCACCTCCAGGTCATCATCCAACTCTGTTAAGTCCTTGAAAACATAAAAGTGAAGGGAAACAACATGGTGTCAGTTCATGAACACTTGACATATGGCTGGATTACATATGATGAAACAAGAATAAACCTTTTGCATACCTCTATCACAGCCATTTTAAAGCCTGGTTTCCGTGATGTGGAAGCAGAAACTGAGTTCCCCAAAAAGGTAGGTTTATCAGACGAAGCAACTTTTGAAAATCCACCTTCTATCATATTTAGCTTGTCTTTCTTCAACAGGGAACCATTCAAGTCTGGGTCAAGGGGTCCATTTGCACCATCCAAATCTTGAAATTTCAGGGAACTAGATGGGTCATACATACAGCTTGGCCCAATATCTTGCAAAACAGGTTTCTTCGACATTGAATTACTAGTATTACCAGTTACAGGTTGCTGTCCAGACTGCTTCTCTTTAGGAGATGGAGCTATTATATTAAGCTGCTCAAATATCTTCTCTGCCATTTTGTTTGATTGAGCTGGTATGGATGGAGTGTTATCACTAGGTTTATTATCTCCATTCTTATGGGATTCTTGGGGTCTTACAGATGTTGTCCCAAGTAATAGCCTTTTTGAGCTCGGAGATTCCTGGATGGATGTGCTGTCTTCAGTGAAATCAGAACCACTTGTACGGCTAGTAAGAAGGTTTCCTCGAGAAATTGCACGAGCATCTCTAAATGGAGACATCATATTTGACTTCTGCCGAATTCTACGAATGGGACCTATAGATCCAATTTCATTCTCTAAGTCACTCCCTCTTCGTTTTAAGACCTGTTAGGAAGATAGAAGTATAGTGAGAAAAAAATCTGGTGGATAAAGTTCAGGCAATGCAGAATTTACATAAACCTCACAAAGTCACAAAAAAAGTTCCTCAATAGTGTAGCTAACAAGTTGCAACATGATATTGCTATGATATTGTACTTGCATCAATAAACGAAATAATTGCTTTCTATAGCATAAATGTTTGCATATGCCACCGCACAGCTATATCAGGGGAAAAGTCCTAGATTTTACACCTTCACAACCTTAACTCTGAGACATATCTATATCTCGTTCTAAAGTATAAACATAATGCAGTAAGAAGAATAGCATGCTTCAGTACAAAACGCTATTCAACACTCTGGCTATTTAATAAATTACCTGCCTGCCACCAATATGCGAACTTTGTGCTCGTTGGGACAATGAAAATGTGTTCACATCGCTAGAGCTCGAACCCTACAAGATGCAGACAAAAAAAATTACTTCCAAAAACTTTCGAAGCTCTTCTGAACGCATGAAATTGAACAAGGAAAAATTATCTAGTACTATGGGACAAAGACTCCAAGAGCATGCTGTGTGGAGCACATACAAATAAATACGGATGACCTCTGGTAAAGAAATAGGTAATAAACTACAACAAATTAAGTCAAATTATTTTAACTTGGACCAACATCTATTATCAACACTTATTAGGTATGATAATGATGTAAAGAGGATTTGCCACAACATACTTCCATGACACCACAATTTTAGTAACATTTACAAACATACCAAGATAGGTTTGATAATCAATATTGTATTTTCGAGGCTGTTGCAATGCAAAGCGGGACTTGACAAACTAGAAATTATAAGAATCTGACATGATGTACATAGATATAGTAACCTTAAAATAAGGAGAGCGGGACATTCTATATATCGCTGACCGCCCCCGTAATCCTGAAGTCACATAGCCATTTACAGGGAGCCCAGGGTTTTCATTCCCAAATTCAATCGGTGCCTGAACAATGGGTGGTCCAGGTCTCCTATCGTAGGCATCG
This window contains:
- the LOC120690234 gene encoding LOW QUALITY PROTEIN: nuclear pore complex protein NUP1-like (The sequence of the model RefSeq protein was modified relative to this genomic sequence to represent the inferred CDS: substituted 1 base at 1 genomic stop codon), whose amino-acid sequence is MYPSPYAGSGAGAGGKIRRRPPTRAASTPYERPPAAAAAHRLAAAAAAASASSAPGGESGGGGGGWVSRLVDPASRLIAGGAARLFGSVFRKRLAPPPAPSLQLSTHGRNNDPTPDFPDSTNVDSPSLPEGAIDKGKNIAATSDDKALSEVEHLLMRKTFTRVEFDRLTDLLRARTIEPDPPKSIVFREENNEGIRIDAIGGSTSHQMAAESPTVKVHSHDVKSPAELAKQYMSSRYSREPPSSSLRSRLFLENKGEASNDAYDRRPGPPIVQAPIEFGNENPGLPVNGYVTSGLRGRSAIYRMSRSPYFKGSSSSDVNTFSLSQRAQSSHIGGRQVLKRRGSDLENEIGSIGPIRRIRQKSNMMSPFRDARAISRGNLLTSRTSGSDFTEDSTSIQESPSSKRLLLGTTSVRPQESHKNGDNKPSDNTPSIPAQSNKMAEKIFEQLNIIAPSPKEKQSGQQPVTGNTSNSMSKKPVLQDIGPSCMYDPSSSLKFQDLDGANGPLDPDLNGSLLKKDKLNMIEGGFSKVASSDKPTFLGNSVSASTSRKPGFKMAVIEDLTELDDDLEVVPIPSKSLSSKIEVKTTEQKSDSTRKEQKVGQNILEQKVESNLMKNMVDSPVSEQHVASLSKSVSSSGGLFSSNDPAKAVPHTSVDNNAGFAFSNAPPGTRPATSVSVMPLASVNDDKQTGASNTSVGLKQSIAPDLETPNVKNKSTFGQSVTKLTILDRTSSERGDKTEKAEDVIKSSDKVVPSTASATLNAPLHFASAASTSASLSNGFSNSSSPKLPTVPPTDKPAVSSAASTMFAAYSSSPAISSSSPAFTAFNFSSSTSAGFSMVSSAKSDGTTAEVKPASILSFGIGGAADEVKSTAPDSASKPSSKLLSSPISSSPITSGPTFSLVAASSDAAGAATAAPSNTSTAPGIRAASTAPFTFPSSGNSLFGFNSPAHSTGLSTSVTSSTSQPSAASALFSSKLTQPEDTMQQPSQSPKPQFGSPFPSVTPGVGASSSGSGTFSFGIGASSTGSGTMSFGAGASSSTPGTSSAFGAAAPSTGPGIFSFGAGSSSSGSGAVPFGVGATSSGPGTVSFGVGAASSGPGAVSFGAGSSSSGSGTVTFGVGAASSGPGTVSFGAGASSSGPGTISFGAGASSSGPGTVSFGAGASSSGPGTVSFGATTSTSGGFGNSPFGAGAPFANPFSSSSGTGFTLSSASSSAGASTVASTSVFASTTAASSASTFSNPFSSSSSPPSTFTFGQSASSGSAFAFGAQPAPTFSSQPPVFSFTTANTSMNSSTPQPAFGMTNTNTAFGMGSPGNDQMNEDSMANDTNQAAPAPIFGSPFGQQNSTPAAPAFGAPAVQPGGAFQFGGQQQAAQQNPSFPAAGSLEFQGGNFSLGSGGGGGDKSNRRMIKVKRVPKKRXAPQDSTNHISWLACKPSPPRSSEPAPKPAKQDAKPAAAAAAAAAAATATNPSSNSSGEAPRPRPKVPQVKRVSSAGLLVGSVLKRKTENLKDKYSLGRRLGQGQFGTTYLCVERSTGKEFACKSILKRKLVTDDDVEDVRREIQIMYHLAGHPNVISIRGAYEDAVAVHLVMELCAGGELFDRIVQRGHYTERKAAELARVIVGVVEVCHSMGVMHRDLKPENFLFVDQKEEASLKTIDFGLSIFFRPGQIFTDVVGSPYYVAPEVLKKKYGPEADVWSAGVIIYILLCGVPPFWAENEQGIFEEVLHGKLDFESEPWPSISEGAKDLVRRMLIRDPKKRLIAHEVLRHPWVQVGGLAPDKPLDSAVLSRMKQFSAMNKLKKMALRVIAENLSEDEIAGLKEMFKMIDTDNSGTITFEELKVGLKKVGANLQESEIQALMQAADVDNSGSIDYGEFIAATLHLNKVEREDHLFAAFQYFDKDGSGYITADELQLACEEFGLGDVKLEDMIGEVDQDNDGRIDYNEFVAMMQKPTLGLPKKAGGLQNSFSIGFREALRIQ